In one Panthera uncia isolate 11264 unplaced genomic scaffold, Puncia_PCG_1.0 HiC_scaffold_647, whole genome shotgun sequence genomic region, the following are encoded:
- the LOC125918289 gene encoding splicing factor U2AF 26 kDa subunit: MAEYLASIFGTEKDKVNCSFYFKIGACRHGDRCSRLHNKPTFSQTIVLLNLYRNPQNTAQTADGSHCHVSDVEVQEHYDNFFEEVFTELQEKYGEIEEMNVCDNLGDHLVGNVYVKFRREEDAERAVAELNNRWFNGQAVHAELSPVTDFRESCCRQYEMGECTRGGFCNFMHLRPISRNLRRQLYGRGPRRRSPPRSHTGHRPRERNRRRSPDHRHGRF; the protein is encoded by the exons GGTTAACTGCTCTTTTTACTTTAAGATCGGGGCCTGCCGGCACGGGGACCGGTGCTCCCGGCTTCACAACAAACCGACTTTCAGCCAG ACCATAGTGCTGCTCAACCTGTACCGGAATCCACAGAACACCGCCCAAACCGCAGACGGATCACACT gtcACGTGAGCGACGTGGAGGTGCAAGAACACTATGATAACTTCTTCGAG GAGGTGTTCACGGAGCTGCAGGAGAAGTACGGGGAGATTGAAGAGATGAATGTGTGCGACAACCTGGGGGACCACCTCGTGGGCAATGTCTACGTCAAG TTTCGGCGTGAGGAGGATGCAGAGCGGGCAGTGGCTGAACTCAATAACCGCTGGTTCAATGGGCAGGCAGTGCATGCTGAGCTGTCTCCTGTCACCGACTTCCGGGAGTCGTGCTGTCGGCAATACGAGATGGG GGAATGTACCCGGGGTGGCTTCTGCAACTTCATGCACCTTCGGCCCATCTCCCGGAATCTTCGACGTCAGCTGTATGGGCGAGGACCCAGGCGCAG GTCACCCCCAAGGTCCCATACTGGTCACCGCCCCCGAGAAAGAAACCGAAGACGTTCCCCAGACCACCGGCATGGCCGCTTCTGA